A single region of the Cereibacter sphaeroides 2.4.1 genome encodes:
- the hrpB gene encoding ATP-dependent helicase HrpB, with amino-acid sequence MTETLPIDAALPGLIAALRAQRMAVLQAPPGAGKTTRVPLAILKAGLTEGRIVMLEPRRLAARAAAERMAATLGEPVGRTVGYRIRGEARVSRETRIEVVTEGILTRTLQDDPELTGIGALLFDEFHERSLNADLGLALALEVRSALREDLLLLVMSATLDAGPVAGLMGGAPVVTSEGRAFPVETRWLPRPLPAGARLEPEVAALVRQAVAETAGDLLVFLPGEGEIRRVEGLLGGLGCEVAPLFGALDLAAQRRALEEGPGRRIVLATSIAETSLTIPGVRVVVDAGRARRARFDPSSGMSRLVTERVTRAEADQRRGRAGRVAEGICYRMWTRGEEGALAAFPPAEIEAADLTALALELAVWGSADLPFLTPPHPGVLAEARGLLEGLGALEEGRVTAHGQALARLPLHPRLGHMLTVAGPSAAPLAALMSDRDPVRGPPDLALRLAALADPKRFSDEHPHEVNRAALARIREEARRLARAVTTPEAGLSVGQMAALAYPDRVGLRRKGEAPRWVLSGGKGAAMEPGQPLAGVRLIVATDLDGDAREAKVRQAAPIPESDLRALFAPQIRWREVCHWSRREGRVVARRQECFGALVLDDRTWPEVPPEALALAAVEGLRQIGLPWSASARRLRARVELLRAEGAPMPDMSDAALLEDPGWLLPFLGGRRTEAELRALDLTEALRARLGWEGMQLLDRLAPPQFETPLGRRVPIDYEGEAPGIEIRLQELFGVTEHPTVGPKRLPLRITLLSPGQRPVQVTMDLPGFWASSYADVRRDMRGRYPRHPWPEDPTVAEPTLRAKPRGT; translated from the coding sequence ATGACCGAGACGCTTCCCATCGATGCCGCCCTGCCCGGGCTGATCGCGGCGCTCCGCGCGCAGCGGATGGCGGTGCTGCAGGCGCCGCCCGGCGCGGGCAAGACCACGCGCGTGCCGCTGGCGATCCTGAAGGCGGGCCTCACCGAGGGGCGCATCGTGATGCTCGAGCCGCGGCGTCTGGCTGCCCGCGCGGCCGCCGAACGGATGGCGGCGACGCTGGGCGAGCCCGTGGGCCGCACGGTGGGCTACCGCATCCGCGGCGAGGCGCGCGTCTCGCGCGAGACCCGGATCGAGGTGGTGACCGAGGGCATCCTCACCCGCACCCTTCAGGACGACCCGGAGCTTACGGGCATCGGCGCGCTTCTCTTCGACGAGTTCCACGAGCGCAGCCTGAATGCCGATCTGGGGCTCGCCCTCGCGCTCGAGGTGCGGAGCGCGCTGCGCGAGGATCTGCTGCTTCTGGTCATGTCCGCCACGCTCGACGCGGGCCCCGTGGCCGGGCTGATGGGCGGCGCGCCGGTGGTGACCTCGGAGGGTCGCGCCTTTCCGGTCGAAACGCGGTGGCTTCCGCGGCCGCTGCCCGCGGGCGCGCGGCTCGAGCCCGAGGTGGCGGCCCTCGTGCGGCAGGCGGTGGCCGAGACCGCGGGCGATCTGCTGGTCTTCCTGCCGGGCGAGGGCGAGATCCGCCGCGTCGAGGGGCTTCTCGGCGGCCTCGGCTGCGAGGTGGCGCCGCTCTTCGGCGCGCTCGATCTCGCGGCCCAGCGCCGGGCGCTGGAGGAAGGGCCCGGGCGGCGGATCGTGCTCGCGACCTCGATCGCCGAGACCTCGCTCACCATTCCCGGCGTGCGGGTCGTGGTCGATGCGGGCCGGGCGCGGCGGGCGCGGTTCGATCCGAGTTCCGGCATGTCGCGGCTGGTGACCGAGCGGGTGACGCGGGCCGAGGCCGACCAGCGCCGCGGCCGTGCCGGTCGGGTGGCCGAGGGGATCTGCTACCGGATGTGGACCCGCGGCGAGGAAGGCGCGCTTGCGGCCTTTCCGCCGGCCGAGATCGAGGCGGCCGATCTCACCGCGCTGGCGCTCGAGCTTGCGGTCTGGGGCAGCGCCGACCTGCCCTTCCTGACCCCGCCCCATCCGGGGGTGCTGGCCGAGGCGCGCGGCCTCCTCGAGGGTCTGGGCGCGCTCGAGGAGGGGCGGGTCACGGCCCATGGGCAGGCGCTGGCCCGGCTGCCGCTTCATCCGCGCCTCGGCCACATGCTGACGGTGGCCGGGCCCTCGGCCGCGCCGCTCGCGGCCCTGATGTCCGACCGCGATCCGGTGAGGGGACCGCCCGACCTCGCGCTGCGTCTCGCCGCGCTGGCCGATCCGAAGAGGTTCTCGGACGAGCATCCGCACGAGGTGAACCGCGCGGCCCTCGCCCGCATCCGCGAGGAGGCCCGCAGGCTCGCCCGTGCGGTGACGACACCCGAGGCGGGGCTGTCGGTGGGCCAGATGGCGGCCCTGGCCTACCCCGACCGCGTGGGGCTCCGGCGCAAGGGCGAGGCGCCGCGCTGGGTGCTCTCGGGCGGCAAAGGGGCGGCGATGGAGCCGGGCCAGCCGCTCGCCGGGGTCCGGCTGATCGTGGCGACCGATCTCGACGGGGATGCGCGCGAGGCGAAGGTGCGGCAGGCGGCGCCGATCCCGGAGTCCGATCTCCGCGCGCTCTTCGCGCCGCAGATCCGCTGGCGCGAGGTTTGCCACTGGTCGCGCCGCGAGGGTCGCGTGGTGGCCCGCCGGCAGGAGTGTTTCGGCGCGCTCGTGCTCGACGACCGGACCTGGCCCGAGGTGCCGCCGGAGGCGCTGGCGCTGGCGGCCGTCGAGGGGCTGCGCCAGATCGGCCTGCCCTGGAGCGCCTCCGCCCGGCGGCTCCGGGCGCGGGTGGAGCTTCTGCGCGCGGAAGGGGCCCCGATGCCCGACATGTCGGATGCGGCCCTGCTCGAGGATCCGGGCTGGCTCCTGCCCTTCCTCGGCGGCCGGCGCACCGAGGCCGAGCTCCGCGCGCTGGATCTCACCGAGGCGCTGCGCGCCCGCCTCGGTTGGGAGGGGATGCAGCTCCTCGACAGGCTCGCTCCGCCGCAGTTCGAGACGCCGCTCGGCCGCCGGGTGCCCATCGACTACGAGGGCGAGGCGCCGGGGATCGAGATCCGCCTGCAGGAACTCTTCGGGGTGACGGAGCATCCGACGGTGGGGCCGAAGCGGCTGCCGCTGCGGATCACGCTCCTGTCGCCGGGCCAGCGACCGGTGCAGGTGACGATGGACCTGCCGGGCTTCTGGGCCAGCTCCTATGCCGACGTGCGCCGCGACATGCGCGGTCGCTATCCGCGCCACCCCTGGCCCGAGGATCCGACGGTGGCCGAGCCCACGCTGCGGGCGAAGCCCCGCGGAACCTGA